CGGAAATTCCGCATCCCTGAAAAGAGAGGCGGCCACCACATTGTCAATGCCTTCCGCCCCGCAGAACCGTTTAAGGGCAAAAGGCAGATCTTTTGACAGACAGATCACCTGGGTGTTATCCAGGCCGGCTGCCTTTTCATTGAATTTACGCACGGACGTGGCGCACACATCCGTGTCAATGCTGGGAAAAATGTTGAGCACCTTGCGTTTGCCTTCAAAGGATTTCAGCGTGATTTCAGACAGGTCCTGATTCACGGCGGTGAAATCAGGTGCCGTCGTACCCTTGATTGGAAATTCGCCTGCCAGAGAGACCGGATTGCCTGATAGTTTGGTAGAAGCCATGGGGATTCTCCTTTTATTTGAAATGAATTATTATAACCGCGGATTTCATTGAAATCCACTTGTTTTAACTTTTTAGACCGGTTTTTCCTTTTACTGCTGCATGATTCAGATAATGTAATGCGGTCTGAGCCGATTTCAACGCATTATCATTTTTTAACGATTTTTTCAGACGGATTTCAGCGATAGAGAGATGTGTTTTTTGGCGGTATCCACTTCCAGGACCCTGACCTGGACCGCCTGGTGCACTGAAACAACCTCGCTTGGATTTTTGATGAACCGGTCCGCCATCTGGCTGATATGCACCAGGCCGTCCCGGTGGACGCCGATGTCCACAAACGCCCCGAACGCGGTGACATTGGTCACGATACCGGGCAACATCATGCCCGGGACCAGATCCTGGATGTCTGAAACGGACGGATCAAATGCAACACTTTGAAAGGATTTTCTGGGATCCCGGCCCGGCAGCCGGAGTTCCGCCAGAATATCGGTAAGCGTGGGCAGTCCGGTCTGATCACTGATATAGGCCCGGGGGTCGATTTTTTTCACCCGGTCCGGACTTCCCACCAGGTCCTTGGGGGCACACCCCTGGTCTTTTGCCATCTGTTCCACAATACCATAGGATTCCGGATGAATGCCTGAGGCATCCAAAGGATTTTTTCCATTGCAAACCCGCAGAAATCCGGCTGCCTGTTCAAACGCCTTGGGGCCCAGCCGGGGCACTTTCAAAAACGCCTTCCGGCTGTCAAACGGCCCGTTTTCCTGCCGGTACTGCACCAGATTGGCGGCAATGGTGTCATTCAACCCGGCCACCCGGGCCAGCAGTTCCCGGGATGCGGTGTTGACCTCCACGCCCACCTGGTTGACACAGATCTGGACAGTGTCATCCAGGGCCTGGCGCAGCTGTTTTTGATCCACATCATGCTGGTACTGGCCCACACCAATGGACCGGGGATCGATTTTCACCAGCTCAGCCAGCGGATCCATGAGGCGCCGGCCGATGGATACGGCCCCTCTTACCGTGATATCGTGATCCGGAAACTCCTGCCGGGCAATGTCTGAGGCAGAATAGACCGATGCCCCGCTTTCATCCACCATCAAAATCTCGACCCGATCGGGCAGACCCAGTTCCCGGACAAAGGCCAGAGTTTCTCTGCCGGCCGTGCCGTTTCCCACGGCCACTGCCTGGATTTGATATTGATCCACCAGATCCGCCACCAGGCGGCCTGCTTTTTCTCTGTCCGCCTCTTTGAAATGGGGGTATATCACCCCATGGTGGCACAAATCCCCTTTGGCATCCAGGCAGACGACCTTGCAACCGGTTCTGAACCCCGGATCCAGGGCCAGTATCGGTTTTTCACCTAAAGGCGGGGCCAGGAGCAGGTCTTTGAGATTGCTGACAAATACCTGAATGGCCTGATCATCTGCCGTGGATTTCAACGCCTGAAGACATTCTTTTTCCAGAGATTTCCCTAAAAGCCGCTTGTACGCGTCCAGAATGGCGATCGATACCTGGTCCCGGCAGGCGGACGGCTGTTTTTTCAGATAAAATGCCCCCATGGTCCGGACCGCTGTCTCAGGCTCCACTGCCACATGCAGGGTGAGCACGCCTTGTTTCGCTCCCCTAAGCATTGCCAGTATCCGGTGGGACGGGGCTTTGAATGCGGGCTCCTGCCAGTCGAAATAATCATGGAATTTGTCGCCGGGCTGTTCCTGACCTTTTTTGACCCGGGACTGGATCACACCCTGTTTTATGTATATCTGGCGCACCGCTTCTCTGACCCGGGGGTCTTCATTCACGATTTCGGCAATGATGTCCCTGGCCCCGGCCAAGGCCTGGTCGGGTGTTTCCACACCTCTGCCGAGATCCACAAACCGCCGGGCTGCATGGGTAATATCCGTATTTAAAGACTGGGCCAGCAGCAGATCCGCCAGCGGATCCAGCCCCTGTTCCCGGGCCGCCATGGCCCGGGTCCGGCGCCGGGGCCGGTATTTTTCATACAGGTCTTCCAGACCCGCCAGGGTGGCAGCCTTCTGAATTGCCCGGGCCAGGTCCGGTGTCAACAGGTCTCTTTCAGTCAAAGAAGCTGTGATGGCGGTCTTTCTGGCATCCAGGGCAACCATGGCTTGGTGCCGGTCCCGGATCCCGGTGATGGCGACTTCATCCAGAGACCCGGTTTGTTCCTTTCTGTACCGGGCGATGAACGGCACGGTGGCACCCTGATCCAGCAGGGTTAACACCGCAGCCACCTGTTTTTCAGATATTTGAAGATCCTGACTGATAAAAGAAATGTGTGTCATGTCCGTCTAGTAGCTGAGGGAATCGTCAAAGTCAAGATTGAAAAACCGGGCCGCATTTTTCCAGGTAACCTGTGCCAGTTCCCAAGAAGAAAGCCCGGCCCCTGCCAGCCATTTGAGTTCCCGGTCCCAGGCATAGGGGATATTGGGAAAATCCGACCCATACATGACCCGGTCCAGCGGAAACGACCTAAGATCCGGCCGGGCAGATGCAGGGAAATAATCGGTAAGTACCATGGCAGTGTCCAGCCACAGGTTTTCATGGGTTGCCATCAGAAAAGAATACTCCGACACCTCGTCAAATCCCAGATGGGGCACGCAGAATTTCAGGTCCGGAAACCGGGTGAGGACCGAAGCCACTTTGCCGGCCCGGCACAATTCATGGGGATCGCACCGGTAATGGTCACTTTTGGGTTCCCGGCCGGCATGCACCACCATGGGTTTGCCATGATCCGAACACACCGCACAGATCTCATCCATGTCCGGGCTGTCCAGATCAAAGCACTGGACATGGACATGCAGCTTCACCCCGCCCAAGCCCTGATCAAAGGCCCGGGTCAGGATATCCGCAGCGCCTGTTTCCCCGGGAAATACCGTGGCCATCCCGGTCATCCGTCCTTCAAACATCCGGCACAGTCCGGCCATATACGCATTCAATTCCCGGGCAATGCCTGGCTTGTGGGCATACTGCAACGCAATAACATGGGCCACGCCCCTGTCCAACAGAAACCGGATCAGATTCTCACTGGTATCCCGGTACCGGATCTGCCAGGCGTGGGCGTCAAACCAGTTCCGCACTGCGTGAAAAGTGCTGTCCGGAAACACATGCACATGGGCATCGATGGCGCAGGAGATGCCGGATGGCAGGCAGTCTCCTTCAGAGTCATTGTAATAAGGAAGATCCGGTGACAGCATTTAGTGAGTATCTCCGCAAAAAATAATCATGATGAATATCTGTCGGCATAGTGCCGTCCCTGGCGGGGGTGTGCATCGCCAAATTTTGCTGCCGGCACAGAAAAGCATAGTCCATCGTTTTCATTTCCATTGTCCAGGTCTTTCACTGTATTGAGCTCATGATTTGTATTGGTACCCATTGTTTTTCAAAGCCATGAATTCTCATGTATTGGATTATCATTGAGCAATCGTTGATGACAAATTATCTCAGAAAGGGATTCCCCGCTTTTTCCATAAAAATTAATGAAAGGGATTTGTCTACTACCATTTCCTTGAACGGTTTATACCCCAGCCTTTCATAAAGACGAATGTTTGCAATACTCTTTGTCCCTGTAAACAACTCGTACCTTTGAGCTTCAGAAAAATGTTCTTCGATGGCATTCATTAGCCTTGTTCCGATGCCTTTGCCTTGAATGTCAGGATGAACAATTAATCGGCCAATAAAGCATGAAGTTTCATCAGAATATGCTCTCACAGAACCGAGTATATTATTTTCGACAACCGTTTTATAAAAAATCTGAGTGTCAAATTTCTCTCTGATTTCTGCAATAGTTTGCGTTAAGGGAGGGATGTTGTAATTCTGATATAATTCCGCTTCACTTTGATACGCCATCTTTTGGAGTCTTAAAATTTGCGCCGCATTTTCAATATCAGCAATAGTAGTTTCCATTGTTGTTCGTCTCTGAAACATCACAATCATTGCACCCTGATTACATTGGAAATCCACATTATCAGCTTTTGAATTGCATTGGTATGCTTTATTAAATCCTTACGTTAAATTTCCGGTATCGGATAATCTGCCCGTATCATAACGAGAGATCTCCCTGGGCCTTGAGACCTGTGAACCTATGCTGCCGCATGACCTCATAACTTAAAATGGCAACGGCATTGGCCAGGTTCAAGGATCTTGAACAAACGGAAATGGGCACCCTTACGCAGGTGTCTTTGTTTTCCAGGAGTAATTGTTCAGGCAGGCCCACGGATTCTTTTCCAAAGATCAGATAGACCGTATTTGAATAAGGTAAGCGGTCGCACCGCACCCCGGCTTTTTTTGAAAGAAACACTTTCTGGCCCTGGGGATTCTGGGCAAGAAACTGTCCATAATCTTTGTATGACTTGACGTTGAGGTCTTTCCAATAATCAAGGCCGGCACGTTTTAAATACTTATCCTCAATGGAGAATCCTAAGGGCTCGATCAGGTGCAGCGATGACCCCATGGCATTGCAGATCCTGCCGATATTCCCGGTATTCTGGGGTATTTCAGGTTCCAACAGGACAATGTTCAATTCAACCATGCATTTATCCCTTTTTGACACTCAGGTGCATGAGACGGTCCCGGAGCTTCTCCTCGGTCCTGGCAAATTCAGTGTGAAACGCTTTGTTCTCACCGTCGCTGAATCCGGCAAAATCCATGAGATCAAGGTCCTTTATCAGATTTAGAAGCTTCAAAATATGGTTTTGGGCCATGGTCCTGCAGAAGTCTGAATCCCGGTCTTTCACTTTTTGGACCCATGCGGGATTGGATTCCAGGTAAGCTATCTGTGAATACTGCTTATTGAGCAAAAGAAAAAAAAGCTGGAACAATCCATCCACCCGATGGGTTTTAATCAGGGAGGGGCTGTGAAAAAATGAAAAGGTCTTGTCCACACTTACCTTAGCGGTATTCAGATATTGGACGCGTTCAAACCAGTTCAGGGTATAGGTTTGATAATCTTTTTTCAGCCAGAACTCTTTTTTCCACAGATGGGTCTTTACCACTTTATTTAAGCCGTCCAGGCAGTCCTCGGTATTTTCATAATCATAGGATCCCAGCAGCGCCCCGGACTGGAAGATATCAGCGCCTGGCTTATACGCCTGCTCACTGATTTCCGCACTGATGATCCGGTCCTCTTCCCCCGGTCTGAAAAAGATCATTTTACATGAGGGTTTCCCCTTTTCAATGCGCAGGGTCTCCTCTGCCGAATTCGGGGGAACAATGGCATCGGCGATTGCCTGGGGAAAAAAGGCCGCATAAACCGCCGGACTGACATCCACCTTTTCCAGCACCATTTTAAACAGGCCAAGATCCCGGTCCTCCATCCCCCTCACCGGAATGATCTTACCTTTTTCCAGATCCGGCAGAAAAAGGTCCAGAACCTTGTCAAGACCGGCCTGCCAGTGGGCGCTCCTGGGGTCTTTTTTTTCGTCTATCCATTTTTTGACTTTGGGGGACACAGCAACCATATCTTTTTTTCCTTTTCCGGGTTTAGGTAGATCCTTAAGCCTGGTATCAAACCAGAAAAAAGGCGGGATGTCACCCTAAAAATTGTGCTGATGATGCCCACCTTCCAGCAGGAACATGTCCGGCCTCATGATCTGCGAAGGCATGGCTGCCACATATGCATCGCGGTCCGGCTATTTCAAAGAGCGTTTTCAGATACCCGGATGTGTTAATCCGGTCTGACTGCTTCCGGGTCACGGCCTTGTCAATGTAGTACCGCAGCCCATCAACACCATCACGGTTGATAATGTCATGGCATATCCGGAATCAAAATCCTTTGCAAATTCCTCATCCCTGGCTTCCATATTGAATGCTCAACTGTTCATACTCATACTGTTTCATCTGAATATCTTTTCTTGTATGGAAAATCTTTTTTTCTAATCGTTCGATTTTCAAGCGGGCATCCTTGGTTTCGTTCAAAAGACGTCGACGATCACTTTCAGAAGTGCTGTCCTGTATCAGCATTTCTTCTTTATGTCTCAACTCTTTTCGCAGTTCTTTCAACTTTTTCTGCTCGTTTCGCAAGCAGAATTCCATCTTGTCAATGGCGCTGGAAACAATATAAAAGCGCAGTCCAATCTGGTAACCTGCAAGAAAATTATCCGATAGCCCCCGCGGGCAGACCCCATTATATTCCAGTCCTTTTTTCCCTGACAAAAAACCGTTCGTTTCGGTACAGAATTCGATTAATCCATTGGCATGGCCTCTCAAATAGAAATCAAGCTCTGGAATAATATCATATTTTGCACATGCTTTCCGGTAGTTGCTTAGATAAGACGGCAATCTTCCGGCACTGCCATCTTCGAAACCGATAATCTCCCAGTCTGCATTTCTGCATTGTGATGCATCCATTTTGGCACACCCCCCTGTGAGAAACAGTGCTGATCCAAATATCAACAGCGTAAGGCAGGATGATACGATTTGTGAAATTATAAAGGACATCCTTTTCCCCTTGTTCGCTGCACTATTATGGACATATCCATACCATATTCTTGCCATGAAAAGATCTCCAAACGCGGAAAACCCGCGACCCAAGTGCCCCTCTTCATTTTCTTGTTTTTTTCACAGAAACTAAGGAGTAAGGCGTTAATATGGAAGAAGTGCAGAAATGTTTATCCCGATATATCTGATTTCTCCCATTTTTGGAATAGTACAAACAAAACCAGATCCGCATTTTTTCCCTTTGTCAAATATCAACCATTTTGCAACCACCATCCCTGGACAAATCGACCATACCAAGTTTTCAATAATATTGGTATCCTTCAGGAAATTCAAGCCTGAATCTTTTTGCTTTGGACAATTATCATTAAACTGAGAAGAAAGGTAACTTGAAGGTCATACGCGTAGGTCAGCGCAGAGCGATGGCTGAAGTTGTATGGACCGACTGGTTGAGCATTATTTTTTCTTCAAGACCTTTGATTTTATGAGAAGATACGAAAGGTTTGCTCAACCGGATATCTACTATCTTGGCTTTTGTTAGAAGATATAAAAAGAGGATGATCAAAGTCGGAGCTGCGATAAGAAAGAAAAATAAGCCATGGCCGTGCATGAAGATCGTTATTTGTGGCCATTCGTTGAGATTTCCGCCTTTCTTTTCATAGTCATATAGAATAGATGATTCATCGTTCTCAATCTTTTCAACCTTAACGATTCTTGCGCTCCAGTCGCTGATCTCGGGTTTTAATGGGAAATCATCACCTATAAGTTTTCGATAGTCGTCGGATTTTGTTGTAATGTAAATTGTAGCTCTTAGTATGTCCTTCGGATTGAATAGACAGAAAAAGGAAATTTTTCTCAGGTTGTAACAACTGCTGTGTCAATGCGTACTTGGCTGTGTACCACTGCCTCGACCCTCATGGCTGAAGTGAAAGTGCTGATAATTATTCCAAGGACTTGATAGCGGTGGCGGTCAGATCCGGTCTTATGACTCCGCCAATGTTCCCAGATGGAACCGCCCTGTCAAACACGGCAGAGGGTGAGGCTCACAGGGGCCGCCCGGCACGGGTCTTTGGCCCAGCCGGAACCAGTGAAAAACAACCTGTGTCACGCCAGAAGCTGTACCAGCAGGATCCGAAAACCGATACCGATGAGCACCACACCCCCAACGATCTCCATGCGCTTGCCCAGCATCGCCCCCAGAT
The window above is part of the Desulfotignum phosphitoxidans DSM 13687 genome. Proteins encoded here:
- a CDS encoding DUF2799 domain-containing protein; the encoded protein is MARIWYGYVHNSAANKGKRMSFIISQIVSSCLTLLIFGSALFLTGGCAKMDASQCRNADWEIIGFEDGSAGRLPSYLSNYRKACAKYDIIPELDFYLRGHANGLIEFCTETNGFLSGKKGLEYNGVCPRGLSDNFLAGYQIGLRFYIVSSAIDKMEFCLRNEQKKLKELRKELRHKEEMLIQDSTSESDRRRLLNETKDARLKIERLEKKIFHTRKDIQMKQYEYEQLSIQYGSQG
- a CDS encoding Tex family protein; the encoded protein is MTHISFISQDLQISEKQVAAVLTLLDQGATVPFIARYRKEQTGSLDEVAITGIRDRHQAMVALDARKTAITASLTERDLLTPDLARAIQKAATLAGLEDLYEKYRPRRRTRAMAAREQGLDPLADLLLAQSLNTDITHAARRFVDLGRGVETPDQALAGARDIIAEIVNEDPRVREAVRQIYIKQGVIQSRVKKGQEQPGDKFHDYFDWQEPAFKAPSHRILAMLRGAKQGVLTLHVAVEPETAVRTMGAFYLKKQPSACRDQVSIAILDAYKRLLGKSLEKECLQALKSTADDQAIQVFVSNLKDLLLAPPLGEKPILALDPGFRTGCKVVCLDAKGDLCHHGVIYPHFKEADREKAGRLVADLVDQYQIQAVAVGNGTAGRETLAFVRELGLPDRVEILMVDESGASVYSASDIARQEFPDHDITVRGAVSIGRRLMDPLAELVKIDPRSIGVGQYQHDVDQKQLRQALDDTVQICVNQVGVEVNTASRELLARVAGLNDTIAANLVQYRQENGPFDSRKAFLKVPRLGPKAFEQAAGFLRVCNGKNPLDASGIHPESYGIVEQMAKDQGCAPKDLVGSPDRVKKIDPRAYISDQTGLPTLTDILAELRLPGRDPRKSFQSVAFDPSVSDIQDLVPGMMLPGIVTNVTAFGAFVDIGVHRDGLVHISQMADRFIKNPSEVVSVHQAVQVRVLEVDTAKKHISLSLKSV
- the tpx gene encoding thiol peroxidase — protein: MASTKLSGNPVSLAGEFPIKGTTAPDFTAVNQDLSEITLKSFEGKRKVLNIFPSIDTDVCATSVRKFNEKAAGLDNTQVICLSKDLPFALKRFCGAEGIDNVVAASLFRDAEFPGNAGVLITDGPMKGLTARAVMVLNEKNQVIYAQLVDDITHEPDYDAALAAL
- a CDS encoding tRNA (cytidine(34)-2'-O)-methyltransferase, with the protein product MVELNIVLLEPEIPQNTGNIGRICNAMGSSLHLIEPLGFSIEDKYLKRAGLDYWKDLNVKSYKDYGQFLAQNPQGQKVFLSKKAGVRCDRLPYSNTVYLIFGKESVGLPEQLLLENKDTCVRVPISVCSRSLNLANAVAILSYEVMRQHRFTGLKAQGDLSL
- a CDS encoding amidohydrolase family protein; this translates as MLSPDLPYYNDSEGDCLPSGISCAIDAHVHVFPDSTFHAVRNWFDAHAWQIRYRDTSENLIRFLLDRGVAHVIALQYAHKPGIARELNAYMAGLCRMFEGRMTGMATVFPGETGAADILTRAFDQGLGGVKLHVHVQCFDLDSPDMDEICAVCSDHGKPMVVHAGREPKSDHYRCDPHELCRAGKVASVLTRFPDLKFCVPHLGFDEVSEYSFLMATHENLWLDTAMVLTDYFPASARPDLRSFPLDRVMYGSDFPNIPYAWDRELKWLAGAGLSSWELAQVTWKNAARFFNLDFDDSLSY
- a CDS encoding GNAT family N-acetyltransferase, which produces METTIADIENAAQILRLQKMAYQSEAELYQNYNIPPLTQTIAEIREKFDTQIFYKTVVENNILGSVRAYSDETSCFIGRLIVHPDIQGKGIGTRLMNAIEEHFSEAQRYELFTGTKSIANIRLYERLGYKPFKEMVVDKSLSLIFMEKAGNPFLR